In Daphnia magna isolate NIES linkage group LG6, ASM2063170v1.1, whole genome shotgun sequence, the following are encoded in one genomic region:
- the LOC116925394 gene encoding E3 ubiquitin-protein ligase RING2: MAHTGIDDSFQELSPGSPFNSSQGICAICLGVPDNKSFASNCLHEFCFVCLLEWSKVKAECPLCMQPLCSIIHNVKFDHEYDELEIQKLGKHSSRAFSPPILLLQQQSQHNTTLANANNAQGTAKNHLQTQAISGRRQTINIGTRRHRAAPLQSERQSIAQNHLAKAIKPQERIANMIRYSLRSRTILRDDIDRASKIELVNEFHPISSSADVTVSNLLPVSNVTADPVEKVLWWHDLVPTDMRNQMVQKLVVAIISDPIFEPHNHMEMVIAYMRRIERNMYIKAYSENLYFELCSEKITELQGMGKTRKRMLLQLIESYECSTLQPELDRGAFPQDVVRISVTPEVSVVSAERHFPIENLKDTEDVEEDDLTILDVPPKPLPEVITLSDSDDD, from the exons ATGGCACATACAG GAATTGATGACAGCTTTCAAGAATTATCCCCAGGATCTCCTTTTAATTCATCACAAGGAATCTGTGCCATATGTCTGGGAGTTCCTGACAATAAGTCATTTGCCAGCAACTGTCTtcatgaattttgttttgtttgcttaCTGGAATGGTCAAAG GTCAAAGCTGAATGTCCATTGTGCATGCAACCTTTGTGCTCAATCATCCATAATGTAAAGTTTGATCATGAATATGATGAGCTTGAAATTCAGAAATTGGGAAAACATTCATCAAGAGCATTTTCACCTCCTATTCTGCTGTTGCAACAGCAGTCACAGCACAACACTACACTGGCAAATGCAAACAATGCTCAGGGCACTGCCAAAAACCACCTGCAAACACAAGCCATTTCTGGAAGGAGGCAGACCATTAACATTGGTACACGAAGGCATAGGGCAGCTCCTCTACAGTCTGAACGGCAGTCGATTGCCCAGAATCATCTAGCCAAGGCTATAAAACCTCAAGAACGGATTGCCAACATGATTCGCTACTCACTTAGATCTAGAACTATCCTACGAGATGATATTGATCGTGCTTCTAAAATTGAGCTT GTTAATGAATTCCATCCAATTAGTTCGTCTGCTGATGTAACGGTTTCTAACCTGCTCCCAGTAAGTAATGTCACTGCTGACCCAGTTGAGAAAGTACTGTGGTGGCATGATTTGGTTCCAACTGACATGCGTAACCAAATGGTCCAGAAACTTGTGGTGGCCATAATTTCTGATCCGATTTTTGAGCCCCATAATCACATGGAAATGGTGATTGCCTACATGCGTCGAATCGAAAGGAATATGTATATAAAGGCCTACTCGGAAAATCTGTACTTTGAATTGTGTTCGGAAAAGATTACGGAATTACAGGGTATGGGTAAAACTCGAAAGAGAATGCTTCTTCAGCTGATCGAATCTTACGAGTGTTCAACACTGCAGCCTGAACTAGATCGCGGTGCTTTTCCACAGGATGTG GTCAGGATAAGTGTGACCCCTGAAGTTTCCGTGGTGTCCGCCGAAAGACATTTTCCCATAGAAAATCTTAAAGATACCGAAGATGTAGAAGAAGACGATCTCACTATTCTGGATGTACCGCCTAAACCTTTGCCTGAAGTTATAACATTATCAGACTCTGATGACGACTAA
- the LOC116925391 gene encoding mucin-5AC isoform X1 → MVMAWALVYIYKRKENGRHSREKKHRDKRSQKTKKPGRPSSQCPAVLQCVQQQFPIRLSESVPFASLATWKMNISAFCRSFAIVAALLLASGYCAEDVTGSEPPTSEAATTPVTEENSVGTQTVTTSSMQTLGLDVTDASTADSSQSPENNNQTETDLAEIALTTSVAQPSDVPVTVSEETIATNQQDAASPEPSVSGSPVEGTTLAILPETTVTVQSTSSTTIRLTEKPISTSSVTGMINVDHSAAGNASSSTITTATPLNSSIDSTTSTSVSPTTTNPGTTTRRPTRSPRTTTQRRSSTTTAPLHECVTSTTCLDPNAHCVNFGGHNTCECRMGFRKSSPIGRCVLIASPSTTTTLPPTTTFSTPEMGTLTNSNDPNVNVTSSPSESSSTVPPMPPLKNRRDAVRLASNLSTREKMDVVSISFQPASSVVEWLLTQDLPFRKAIAKILTSTNFTIVEDTETTKTLNISENEILYVAPSPQLTAEGLLVCFLVQDKEKVTPRHHSVSGGLVARRKRETNSMDEISTGYLPSVWITTAIRNSQHHLEATLNQTVSSLYGGIIPYQLLSVEQLAAASLFERRLDIFIPLILVAALGFMGLAVSLVCIRAKTRSMATWDPPAGVVFGKTSINRESREDPLGCTSKPDSTGNHLATDEQCRDGEEQLMKNSSEIHADDDVWVVPYEDGPPQGNPGHMKTQYEDTKL, encoded by the exons ATGGTAATGGCATGGGCCCTTGTGTATATatacaagagaaaagaaaacgggcGCCACAGCCGGGAAAAAAAGCACCGCGATAAAAGatcacagaaaacaaaaaagccgGGGCGCCCGTCAAGTCAGTGTCCGGCAGTCCTTCAGTGTGTCCAGCAGCAATTTCCAATCCGTTTGAGCGAAAGTGTTCCATTTGCTTCTTTGGCTACGTGGAAGATGAACATCTCCGCATTTTGCCGTTCATTCGCCATCGTCGCCGCCCTTTTACTCGCCTCAG GGTACTGCGCCGAAGATGTAACGGGAAGCGAACCACCGACTTCTGAAGCCGCCACGACTCCAGTGACGGAGGAGAATAGTGTTGGAACACAAACGGTGACGACCTCGTCAATGCAAACACTTGGCTTGGATGTCACGGATGCCTCTACTGCTGATTCATCACAATCACCAGAGAATAACAATCAAACAGAAACTGATCTAGCAGAGATTGCTCTCACCACGTCAGTGGCGCAACCCTCAGATGTTCCAGTTACTGTTTCGGAAGAGACGATCGCCACGAATCAACAGGATGCGGCTTCACCTGAGCCATCTGTTAGCGGTTCTCCAGTAGAAGGAACAACTTTGGCGATTCTACCGGAGACGACCGTGACCGTTCAATCAACAAGTTCCACGACAATTAGACTGACAGAGAAACCGATATCGACGTCTAGCGTTACTGGAATGATCAATGTTGATCATTCGGCAGCTGGCAATGCGAGTTCCTCTACGATAACAACAGCTACTCCTTTGAATAGTTCAATCGATTCTACAACTTCGACCTCGGTCTCACCAACGACAACAAATCCTGGAACGACTACAAGGAGACCTACCAGGAGCCCTAGGACGACGACTCAGAGGCGGTCGTCAACGACTACGGCGCCTCTACACGAATGTGTGACATCGACAACTTGCCTCGATCCGAATGCCCATTGCGTTAATTTTGGAGGACATAACACCTGTGAATGTCGTATGGGATTCCGCAAGAGTTCGCCAATTGGAAGGTGCGTGTTGATCGCTTCGCCGTCCACGACGACGACGCTACCACCTACGACAACTTTTTCTACGCCAGAAATGGGGACTCTGACGAATTCGAATGATCCAAATGTGAACGTGACGAGCTCTCCCTCGGAGAGCAGTTCAACCGTCCCGCCTATGCCGCCTTTAAAAAATCGG AGAGATGCCGTTCGACTGGCTTCGAATCTGAGCACCAGAGAAAAAATGGATGTggtttctatttcttttcagCCAGCTTCCAGTGTGGTTGAATGGTTACTGACACAAGATCTTCCATTCCGCAAAGCTATTGCAAAAATCTTAACCTCTACAAACTTCACC ATAGTGGAAGATACAGAGACAACTAAGACACTGAACATTTCTGAGAATGAGATCTTATATGTGGCACCATCACCACAATTAACTGCAGAAGGCCTGCTAGTCTGCTTTCTAGTCCAGGATAAAGAAAAGGTCACTCCCAGACACCATTCGGTTAGTGGCGGCCTCGTTGCACGTCGTAAGAGAGAAACGAATTCTATGGACGAAATTTCCACTGGTTATCTACCCTCTGTATGGATTACCACAGCTATCCGAAATAGTCAACATCACTTGGAAGCAACG CTGAACCAAACGGTTTCCTCCCTCTACGGTGGGATAATCCCGTATCAACTTCTTTCAGTTGAGCAACTTGCTGCGGCTTCCCTTTTCGAGCGACGCTTGGATATCTTCATTCCACTTATCCTGGTGGCCGCTCTCGGTTTCATGGGCCTGGCTGTCAGCTTAGTTTGCATTCGCGCCAAGACAAGATCTATGGCCACCTGGGATCCTCCAGCCGGAGTGGTTTTCGGAAAG ACTAGTATTAACAGAGAAAGCAGAGAAGATCCATTGGGTTGTACGAGCAAACCCGATTCTACTGGTAATCATTTAGCCACAGATGAACAATGTCGCGATGGTGAAGAGCAGCTTATGAAAAATTCGTCCGAAATCCATGCAGATGATGACGTTTGGGTTGTGCCTTACGAGGATGGCCCTCCACAAGGAAATCCTGGACATATGAAAACCCAATACGAAGACacaaagctttaa
- the LOC116925391 gene encoding mucin-5AC isoform X2 yields the protein MVMAWALVYIYKRKENGRHSREKKHRDKRSQKTKKPGRPSSQCPAVLQCVQQQFPIRLSESVPFASLATWKMNISAFCRSFAIVAALLLASGYCAEDVTGSEPPTSEAATTPVTEENSVGTQTVTTSSMQTLGLDVTDASTADSSQSPENNNQTETDLAEIALTTSVAQPSDVPVTVSEETIATNQQDAASPEPSVSGSPVEGTTLAILPETTVTVQSTSSTTIRLTEKPISTSSVTGMINVDHSAAGNASSSTITTATPLNSSIDSTTSTSVSPTTTNPGTTTRRPTRSPRTTTQRRSSTTTAPLHECVTSTTCLDPNAHCVNFGGHNTCECRMGFRKSSPIGRCVLIASPSTTTTLPPTTTFSTPEMGTLTNSNDPNVNVTSSPSESSSTVPPMPPLKNRRDAVRLASNLSTREKMDVVSISFQPASSVVEWLLTQDLPFRKAIAKILTSTNFTIVEDTETTKTLNISENEILYVAPSPQLTAEGLLVCFLVQDKEKVTPRHHSVSGGLVARRKRETNSMDEISTGYLPSVWITTAIRNSQHHLEATLNQTVSSLYGGIIPYQLLSVEQLAAASLFERRLDIFIPLILVAALGFMGLAVSLVCIRAKTRSMATWDPPAGVVFD from the exons ATGGTAATGGCATGGGCCCTTGTGTATATatacaagagaaaagaaaacgggcGCCACAGCCGGGAAAAAAAGCACCGCGATAAAAGatcacagaaaacaaaaaagccgGGGCGCCCGTCAAGTCAGTGTCCGGCAGTCCTTCAGTGTGTCCAGCAGCAATTTCCAATCCGTTTGAGCGAAAGTGTTCCATTTGCTTCTTTGGCTACGTGGAAGATGAACATCTCCGCATTTTGCCGTTCATTCGCCATCGTCGCCGCCCTTTTACTCGCCTCAG GGTACTGCGCCGAAGATGTAACGGGAAGCGAACCACCGACTTCTGAAGCCGCCACGACTCCAGTGACGGAGGAGAATAGTGTTGGAACACAAACGGTGACGACCTCGTCAATGCAAACACTTGGCTTGGATGTCACGGATGCCTCTACTGCTGATTCATCACAATCACCAGAGAATAACAATCAAACAGAAACTGATCTAGCAGAGATTGCTCTCACCACGTCAGTGGCGCAACCCTCAGATGTTCCAGTTACTGTTTCGGAAGAGACGATCGCCACGAATCAACAGGATGCGGCTTCACCTGAGCCATCTGTTAGCGGTTCTCCAGTAGAAGGAACAACTTTGGCGATTCTACCGGAGACGACCGTGACCGTTCAATCAACAAGTTCCACGACAATTAGACTGACAGAGAAACCGATATCGACGTCTAGCGTTACTGGAATGATCAATGTTGATCATTCGGCAGCTGGCAATGCGAGTTCCTCTACGATAACAACAGCTACTCCTTTGAATAGTTCAATCGATTCTACAACTTCGACCTCGGTCTCACCAACGACAACAAATCCTGGAACGACTACAAGGAGACCTACCAGGAGCCCTAGGACGACGACTCAGAGGCGGTCGTCAACGACTACGGCGCCTCTACACGAATGTGTGACATCGACAACTTGCCTCGATCCGAATGCCCATTGCGTTAATTTTGGAGGACATAACACCTGTGAATGTCGTATGGGATTCCGCAAGAGTTCGCCAATTGGAAGGTGCGTGTTGATCGCTTCGCCGTCCACGACGACGACGCTACCACCTACGACAACTTTTTCTACGCCAGAAATGGGGACTCTGACGAATTCGAATGATCCAAATGTGAACGTGACGAGCTCTCCCTCGGAGAGCAGTTCAACCGTCCCGCCTATGCCGCCTTTAAAAAATCGG AGAGATGCCGTTCGACTGGCTTCGAATCTGAGCACCAGAGAAAAAATGGATGTggtttctatttcttttcagCCAGCTTCCAGTGTGGTTGAATGGTTACTGACACAAGATCTTCCATTCCGCAAAGCTATTGCAAAAATCTTAACCTCTACAAACTTCACC ATAGTGGAAGATACAGAGACAACTAAGACACTGAACATTTCTGAGAATGAGATCTTATATGTGGCACCATCACCACAATTAACTGCAGAAGGCCTGCTAGTCTGCTTTCTAGTCCAGGATAAAGAAAAGGTCACTCCCAGACACCATTCGGTTAGTGGCGGCCTCGTTGCACGTCGTAAGAGAGAAACGAATTCTATGGACGAAATTTCCACTGGTTATCTACCCTCTGTATGGATTACCACAGCTATCCGAAATAGTCAACATCACTTGGAAGCAACG CTGAACCAAACGGTTTCCTCCCTCTACGGTGGGATAATCCCGTATCAACTTCTTTCAGTTGAGCAACTTGCTGCGGCTTCCCTTTTCGAGCGACGCTTGGATATCTTCATTCCACTTATCCTGGTGGCCGCTCTCGGTTTCATGGGCCTGGCTGTCAGCTTAGTTTGCATTCGCGCCAAGACAAGATCTATGGCCACCTGGGATCCTCCAGCCGGAGTGGTTTTCG ACTAG